One Kushneria konosiri genomic window, TTCGTATTCCTGCCATTTCTCGCGCATTGGGCAGGATCGTTCCTAGGCGAGGCGGTACTCGCCGAGCGTCCCGCGCTTCATAAAAAACGCCGGCACTGTGCCGGCGTTTTTTTACAAACACAGGAAGGCGTCATTCCATCGCTGTCAGTACCAGTTTGCCAATGGTATGGCCATCCTCCAGCATCTTGTGGGCGCGGGTCAGGTTTTCGACATTAAGCGGCCCGACAATTTCTCCCAGCGTGCTTCGCAGCCTGCCTTCATCAAGCAGGCGGGCCATGGTCGCCAGTGCCGCACCCTGCTGCTCGCGTTGCACGCCATGGAGAGGGCGGGCAAACATGAACTCCCAGTGAAAGCTGGCGGCCTTGCCCTGAAGGGCGTTGAGATCGACCTGCTGTTTTGTCTCGGCAATCGCCACGATCTCGCCGAGCGGCTTGATCAGGGAAACCATGTTTTCCCAGTGCACGCCAATATCATGACAGTTAAAGATATAGTCGACGTTGTCCAGATCAAGTCGTTTGAGTTCGTTGACCAGGTCGTGATGATCGACCACATCATGAGCACCCATTTCAAGGCACCACTGTCTGGACTGCTCGCGTGACGCCGTAGCAATCACCCGGATGCCGGTCAGCTGACGCGCCAGCTGAATAGCGATCGAGCCGACGCCACCGGCGCCGTTAATAATCAAAAGCGTCTGATCGCCATGGTCTCCGGTGTCCTGCGCCAGACGCAGCTTGTCAAACAGTGCCTCCCAGGCCGTCAGCGCCGTCAGCGGTATGGCGGCAATTTCTTCGATATCGAGTGTCTGTGGTGCACGGGCGACCAGACGAGAATCGATCAACTGATACTCGGCGTTGCAACCGGGGCGATTGACCTCTCCCGAGTAATAGATGCGTTCTCCGACGGTCAGTTCGCTGACACGCTCTCCAAGCGCCTCGACGATGCCCGTGGCGTCCCAGCCCAGGATTGTGGGCTCACCAAGTTCGCCTAGCGCGCCGGCACGAACCTTGGTATCCACCGGGTTGACCGAGATGGCCTCGATGCGGACCAGAACGTCCTCGCCTGTCGGCACCGGGCGTTCGATATCGATGGCTTCAAAGGCCCCGGGCGCGTTGATGTCACTGGCGCCGCGTGTGGCTATGGCTTTCATGGTCTCTCCCTTGATTAACGAACGCATGCAGATGCGTCATCCACTAGACTGTCAGCCATCAATCTGGACCATGACGACACCCAATGCCAGTCGCTTTGCTTGTGGTGATACGGGCATGATGGAAAGCAGGAGAGAAATGGCATGACACATGACTGGTTGGCTTTTGCAAAGGCACTCAGATCCATTGCCCAGACCGGGCAGACCTATACCGACAACAAGTATGAGCTGGAGCGCTACAAGCAGCTGGAGGTGCTGACCAATCAGATGTTTGCTGTGTTGGGTGACGTGCCCATCGAGAAAATTGAAAACCTGATCATTCCCGACCGAGGATATGCCACACCCAAGGTGGATGTACGCGGGGCGGTGTTTGATGAGCAGGGCCGAGTGTTGCTGGTTCGCGAAATCAAGGATGGCCTCTGGACGTTGCCCGGAGGCTGGGCTGACGTGAATGAAGGGCCCAGTGCCAATGTGCTCAAGGAGATTTTTGAGGAATCCGGTCATCGGGCGAGCCAGCCGCGGCTTGCCATGCTCAAGGATCGCAGTCTTCACCCCTACGCCCATTATTCACCGGATCATATCTACAAGCTCTTTTATGTCTGTACTCATGAAGGCGGAGAGTTTGTGCCCAACAATGAGACGGATGCTGCAAACTTTTTCGATCTCGATGACCTGCCGCCCCTGTCAGAGGGTCGAACGCTGCCCACGGATATTCACGAGTGCCGGGCCTTTGCGCTGTCTGGCGCCGCAGGGGTCTACAGCGACTGATGGCCATAACCGGCATTGATCGGCTGCTGCATGCCGACTGGAGTCTCTCGCCTTCAAAGTGCTGGTATGCGCAGGCTCGACGTTTCGACGGTCTATGGCGGGTCAGTGCGCCGGCTCGCATCGATAATGGTCGGGTCTGGCGCGAAAGTGTGCTGATGGCCCCTTCGCAGGGCGCCACGCTGGCCGGATTTGATTTTCCCATCGGGGTCCCAAAGCAGTGGGCCAGACAGGTCAACGTGACCGATTTCAGGCAGTGGCTGGAGATGCTGGGCACGCCGCGATGGCAGAACTTTTTCGACACTGCTGCCACCCATGATGAGATTTCGCTGACACGTCCCTTTTATCCTCAGCAGGGCAAAAAGGGGGTGCGGCAGTCGGATCTGACCCAGGCTCTGGGCGTTGAAAGTTTCGATGCGCTGCGTCGGCACTGTGAGCATGACATGCCCGGGCGAAAACCCTGTCCGCTTTTCTGGACGCTGGGAGCCAATCAGGTGGGCAAGGCCGCTCAGGCCGGCTGGCAGGACGTTGTTATCCCTGCCGTGCTGCAGGGCGCCGCACTCCGGCCCTTTGATGGCGAGCTGGCCTCACTGGCGGCGTCTGGTCGCTGTATCCTGTGCGAAACCTGGCCGACACTGGCAGCGCGCCTGATCGGTGCAGAGCTTTCCGGGCGCCAGAGCAAACGCCGCCAGTCGGATCGCCGTGAGGTCTGTCACCGTCTGCTAATGACCGGGTTACCGGTGACATATGAGGCGTCTGCAAGGGCTGTGCTTGAGACAGGGTTCGGCGAGCGAGCTGATGGGGAGGATGCGTTTGATGCCATGCTGGGGCTTTTGATGATGGTTGCAGTCGTGGAAGGGCAGTTGCCCGCCTCACCGGTTCTGTCGCCTATGGCAAGGCAGGTCGAAGGCTGGATACTGGGCCTTGATCAAGGTGATGGTTCAATCTCCGGAACGCTAACCAGCCACCTGAACTAAAAAAGGCCTTCATGTGAAGGCCTTTTTGTTGATGCAAGATTGTCTTCAAGCGCTGGATCAGCCGATGTGTTCGCCAGCCTGAACAATCTTCATGGCGTTGGTGCCGCCCTGGGCACTGACGTGATCGCCGCGGGTCAGAATGACGTAGTCGCCCGGGTTG contains:
- a CDS encoding zinc-binding alcohol dehydrogenase family protein, whose translation is MKAIATRGASDINAPGAFEAIDIERPVPTGEDVLVRIEAISVNPVDTKVRAGALGELGEPTILGWDATGIVEALGERVSELTVGERIYYSGEVNRPGCNAEYQLIDSRLVARAPQTLDIEEIAAIPLTALTAWEALFDKLRLAQDTGDHGDQTLLIINGAGGVGSIAIQLARQLTGIRVIATASREQSRQWCLEMGAHDVVDHHDLVNELKRLDLDNVDYIFNCHDIGVHWENMVSLIKPLGEIVAIAETKQQVDLNALQGKAASFHWEFMFARPLHGVQREQQGAALATMARLLDEGRLRSTLGEIVGPLNVENLTRAHKMLEDGHTIGKLVLTAME
- a CDS encoding NUDIX hydrolase — encoded protein: MTHDWLAFAKALRSIAQTGQTYTDNKYELERYKQLEVLTNQMFAVLGDVPIEKIENLIIPDRGYATPKVDVRGAVFDEQGRVLLVREIKDGLWTLPGGWADVNEGPSANVLKEIFEESGHRASQPRLAMLKDRSLHPYAHYSPDHIYKLFYVCTHEGGEFVPNNETDAANFFDLDDLPPLSEGRTLPTDIHECRAFALSGAAGVYSD